From the Luteolibacter rhizosphaerae genome, one window contains:
- a CDS encoding sulfatase: MKALLTLLVIGINSAISAERPNLLVFLVDDMGWQDCSLPFHRGASGEALATDLNRRYRTPNMEALAARGMIFTRAYAHPVCTPSRVSIMTGKNAARHQVTNWTNPAGTENSDKDVLHLRSPEGWRRTGMAADEKPLPALLKAAGYHTIHCGKAHFGSRGAFAQDPKAIGFEVNIAGNEIGHPASYFAKDSFGKRSNHVTGLEKWHGKDEFLTEVLTRELCGAIETAAKGEKPFFAYMAHYAVHSPFQQDPRFSANYPDLPPAQRAYATLIEGMDRSLGDILAKLDQLGIAEKTFVVFISDNGGDAPIPNDNANPIVSGNAPLRGKKGMRYEGGIRIPMIAGWAKAGDGEVQAELPVTPGSRTDDLVSLVDLFPTLLGLAGAKDVPLFDGHDLRPYLKGDTSYHRPQWLVTHYPHGHNNDHFSILHEGSWKFIRNYADGSTELYDISKDLAENRNLTKAHPERGAAMEKVLDEHLRAYGALMSQRVEAGAER; encoded by the coding sequence ATGAAGGCACTTCTCACGCTGCTGGTGATCGGCATCAATTCTGCCATCTCGGCAGAACGACCGAATCTGCTGGTCTTCCTCGTCGATGACATGGGATGGCAGGACTGCTCTCTACCCTTTCATCGCGGTGCATCGGGTGAGGCACTCGCGACGGATCTCAACCGCCGCTATCGGACGCCCAATATGGAGGCGCTCGCCGCGCGCGGCATGATCTTCACCCGTGCCTATGCGCACCCGGTTTGCACGCCTTCGCGGGTCAGTATCATGACCGGCAAGAACGCGGCCCGCCACCAGGTGACCAACTGGACCAATCCGGCGGGCACCGAGAACAGCGACAAAGATGTGCTGCATCTCCGATCACCCGAGGGCTGGCGGCGAACCGGTATGGCTGCGGACGAGAAGCCGCTACCCGCATTGCTGAAGGCAGCCGGCTATCATACCATCCACTGCGGGAAGGCCCACTTCGGCAGCCGGGGTGCCTTCGCCCAAGATCCGAAGGCGATCGGCTTCGAGGTGAACATCGCGGGCAATGAGATCGGGCACCCGGCTTCCTACTTCGCCAAGGATAGCTTCGGGAAAAGATCGAACCACGTGACGGGTCTGGAGAAGTGGCATGGCAAGGATGAGTTCCTGACCGAGGTGCTCACGCGCGAGTTGTGCGGCGCGATCGAAACGGCGGCGAAGGGCGAGAAGCCGTTCTTCGCCTACATGGCCCACTATGCGGTTCACTCGCCCTTCCAGCAGGACCCGCGTTTCAGCGCGAACTATCCCGACCTTCCTCCGGCCCAGCGAGCTTACGCGACCCTGATCGAAGGGATGGACCGATCGTTGGGAGACATTCTGGCGAAGCTCGATCAACTCGGCATTGCGGAGAAGACCTTCGTGGTTTTCATCTCCGACAATGGCGGCGACGCGCCAATCCCGAACGACAACGCCAACCCGATCGTCTCCGGCAATGCACCGCTGCGCGGGAAGAAGGGGATGCGCTATGAAGGAGGCATCCGCATCCCGATGATCGCGGGATGGGCAAAGGCGGGAGACGGAGAAGTCCAAGCCGAGCTGCCAGTGACGCCGGGTTCGCGGACGGATGATCTCGTGTCCCTCGTCGATCTTTTCCCCACCCTGCTCGGATTGGCAGGGGCGAAGGACGTTCCTCTCTTCGACGGGCACGACCTCCGGCCTTATCTCAAAGGCGACACAAGCTATCATCGTCCGCAGTGGCTGGTGACGCACTATCCGCACGGTCACAACAACGACCACTTTTCGATCCTCCACGAGGGGAGCTGGAAATTCATCCGCAACTACGCGGACGGTTCCACCGAGCTGTATGATATCTCCAAGGACCTCGCGGAAAATCGGAACCTAACGAAGGCCCACCCGGAACGAGGCGCCGCGATGGAGAAGGTATTGGACGAGCATCTGCGGGCTTATGGAGCTCTGATGTCCCAACGCGTGGAGGCGGGAGCAGAGCGCTAG
- a CDS encoding DUF1800 domain-containing protein, translating into MLPAAPDEWTIFEAAHLLRRAGFGGSPDEIKVFHALGRKKAVDALLAPDEALDAFPLPEWASREVAAEEMRERAMEVREMRQRTRDMTPEQADRTRRQFNQQRQRESRQRSAEAQGWWFERMLKTKAPLREKMVLFWHDHFATSFQKVRLPVLLIQQNELFRRYATGSFKDLTHEIVKDAAMMLYLDTQSSKKGKPNENFAREVMELFTLGEGNYTEQDIKEAARAFTGYQINRGNGAVTHNRRQADNGEKTIFSRKGKYDGDGVVDLIFEQSAASRLIPTKLWEYFVAENPPKEGIDALAKSFKDADFKIEPLLREIFLSKSFYAEKVMRDQIKSPIQYLVQMFKELELREAPEAYVLSAQQQLGQVLFMPPNVAGWDWGKAWINTNTLLSRYNVAGFITKGSQENEPVRNDGDGDGMMMEMEERKPARLGNAMKRAERNWAGPDYEKVAPRALREDPEKLIDSLLFRFFQSPLGPKEREAFVEYARSKKGAVFTNKETGELCHLILSTPQYQLA; encoded by the coding sequence ATGCTCCCGGCCGCACCCGACGAATGGACCATCTTTGAAGCCGCTCACCTGCTCCGCCGGGCCGGCTTCGGGGGATCACCGGATGAAATCAAGGTGTTCCACGCGCTCGGCCGCAAGAAGGCGGTCGATGCCTTGCTCGCTCCGGATGAAGCGCTCGATGCCTTCCCGCTTCCCGAATGGGCCAGCCGTGAAGTCGCGGCCGAGGAAATGCGCGAGCGCGCCATGGAAGTCCGCGAGATGCGCCAGCGCACCCGCGACATGACGCCGGAGCAAGCGGACCGCACCCGCCGGCAATTCAACCAGCAGCGCCAGCGCGAATCCCGCCAGCGTTCGGCCGAAGCCCAGGGCTGGTGGTTCGAGCGCATGCTCAAGACCAAGGCTCCCCTGCGCGAGAAGATGGTGCTCTTCTGGCACGACCACTTCGCGACTTCTTTCCAGAAGGTCCGGCTGCCGGTGCTTCTGATCCAGCAGAACGAACTCTTCCGTCGCTATGCCACCGGTTCCTTCAAAGATCTCACCCATGAGATCGTGAAGGACGCCGCGATGATGCTCTACTTGGACACTCAAAGCTCGAAGAAGGGCAAGCCGAACGAGAACTTCGCCCGCGAGGTCATGGAACTCTTCACGCTGGGTGAGGGGAACTACACCGAACAGGATATCAAGGAAGCTGCCCGCGCTTTCACCGGCTATCAGATCAACCGTGGCAACGGCGCGGTGACTCACAACAGGCGCCAGGCCGACAATGGCGAGAAAACCATCTTCAGCCGCAAGGGCAAGTATGATGGTGATGGCGTCGTGGATCTCATCTTCGAGCAAAGCGCCGCGTCCCGCCTGATCCCGACCAAGCTCTGGGAATACTTCGTGGCCGAGAACCCGCCGAAGGAAGGCATTGATGCGCTCGCGAAGTCTTTCAAGGATGCCGATTTCAAGATCGAGCCGCTCCTGCGCGAGATATTCCTCTCGAAGTCCTTCTACGCGGAGAAGGTAATGCGGGATCAGATCAAGTCGCCGATCCAGTACCTCGTTCAGATGTTCAAGGAGCTGGAGCTTCGCGAGGCTCCGGAAGCTTACGTGCTGAGTGCCCAGCAGCAGCTCGGGCAAGTGCTTTTCATGCCGCCGAATGTCGCTGGCTGGGATTGGGGCAAGGCTTGGATCAACACGAACACCTTGCTTTCCCGCTACAATGTCGCGGGCTTCATTACGAAAGGTTCCCAAGAGAACGAGCCCGTCCGGAATGATGGCGATGGCGACGGCATGATGATGGAGATGGAAGAACGCAAGCCCGCACGCCTCGGCAATGCGATGAAGCGCGCCGAACGCAACTGGGCCGGCCCGGATTATGAAAAGGTCGCCCCGCGTGCCCTGCGTGAGGATCCGGAGAAGCTGATCGATTCCTTGCTCTTCCGCTTCTTCCAGTCGCCGCTCGGCCCCAAGGAACGCGAAGCCTTCGTCGAATACGCTCGTTCCAAGAAGGGTGCGGTCTTCACCAACAAAGAGACCGGTGAACTCTGCCACCTGATCCTGAGCACGCCGCAGTATCAACTCGCCTGA